From Dreissena polymorpha isolate Duluth1 chromosome 15, UMN_Dpol_1.0, whole genome shotgun sequence, a single genomic window includes:
- the LOC127860856 gene encoding protein NYNRIN-like has product MVDQFTKWVECIPLPSLTGEVTAEAMVNQFFSRFGIPFEIFTDRGTNFESKLFKEVCCLLGIDKKRTTPYRPSANGQVERYNRTLMEAVRCFTANRQDSWDANLPHIVGALRSSVNRSTGFTPNKMMLGREVYSPADFVFPSQKIKFTTESEYVSRLENSIKDAHDQARETLKAVQKTRKRDYDLRLNSKTYKVGDPVYMLDTAHKKGTCYKLSFKWDGPGIVTQQISPYLYRIRHKHVVKTVNHDRLKICKETNLPKWANQEIDRLTGLLGVDSDETVYCLCRQPDDGSFMIQCDWCDEWFHGRCVNVSEEEGVRIRKYKCPNC; this is encoded by the coding sequence atgGTAGATCAATTTACAAAATGGGTTGAGTGTATCCCGTTACCGTCACTTACTGGCGAAGTTACAGCTGAAGCCATGGTGAATCAATTCTTTTCCCGGTTTGGCATTCCATTCGAGATATTCACAGATAGGGGCACAAATTTTGAAAGCAAACTGTTCAAGGAAGTGTGCTGTCTTCTGGGAATAGATAAAAAACGGACTACCCCTTACCGCCCTTCTGCAAACGGTCAAGTGGAGCGATATAACCGTACGTTAATGGAGGCAGTACGGTGTTTTACAGCAAACCGTCAAGACTCGTGGGATGCCAACTTACCGCATATAGTAGGTGCGTTACGATCATCTGTAAATCGAAGTACTGGGTTTACTCCTAACAAAATGATGTTAGGGAGAGAAGTGTATAGCCCGGCCGATTTTGTCTTCCCTTCACAGAAGATTAAATTTACAACTGAATCTGAGTACGTGTCCCGACTGGAGAATTCTATAAAAGACGCGCATGACCAAGCCAGAGAAACATTGAAGGCCGTGCAGAAAACAAGGAAAAGAGATTATGATCTCCGGCTTAACAGCAAGACTTACAAGGTGGGTGATCCGGTATATATGCTGGATACCGCACACAAGAAAGGGACATGTTACAAACTGTCATTCAAATGGGACGGACCAGGAATAGTGACACAGCAGATATCTCCTTATCTGTACCGAATAAGACACAAACATGTGGTCAAGACAGTTAATCATGACCGGTTGAAAATCTGCAAGGAAACAAATCTTCCTAAATGGGCCAATCAAGAAATTGACCGACTGACTGGACTGTTAGGTGTTGACAGCGACGAGACAGTATATTGTTTGTGTAGACAGCCAGATGACGGTTCGTTCATGATTCAGTGCGATTGGTGTGATGAGTGGTTTCATGGTAGATGTGTGAATGTGAGTGAGGAAGAAGGTGTGAGGATAAGGAAATATAAGTGTCCAAATTGTTGA